AGCAGAAGTCCTCGGATATGATCCCTCAAACTTCAATAATTATGAGGATTTTACCTCGCTCCTACATCCCGATGACTACGACCGGGCAATGACTGCGATGAAACGGCATCTAAATGGTGAAGCAGAGCGGTATGAGGTTGAATATCGGATTGAAGCAAACGACGGGTCCTATCATTGGTTCCACGATATTGGTTCTATAACTGATCGTTATGACGACGGAGCTCCAAAGCTAGTTTCGGGGTTAGTTATTGACATTTCAGCTCGGAAAGAGTACAAAGAGCAAATAGCCGAACAGCGCGATAACCTTGAGGTACTCAATCAAGTACTAAGGCACGATATACGAAATGATTTACAACTTATATCGGCATACACTGATTTGCTTGCAGAAAACCCCGAAGAGAGCCAAGAGTATATTGACAAAATCCAGAAAAACGCAAGGCACGCAATCGACCTAACGACTACTGCCCGGGATATGGCAGAGGTGTGGGTGTCAGAAACGGAGAACTTAGTGGAGGTACCAATCAAGCCCGTCCTTGAAAGTGGGATCCAAAATGTCCAATCCACTGCTCGTGATCCTGGTGTGTCCACAAATGGCTCGATACCAGACCGATCTGTTCGTGCTGATAATATGCTCAATTCAGTGTTCAATAATATACTGATGAATGCCGTACAGCACAACGACAAGAGTAGACCAAAAATTGAAGTGGAAGTTGAGGAATCAAACGAGTTTCTGCAGGTGCGAATAGCTGATAACGGCCCCGGAATATCAGACGACCAAAAGGAGGCCATCTTTGGGAAGGGCGAAAAAGGGCTTGATAGTACTGGGTCCGGTCTAGGCCTTCACCTGGTGAAATCGCTTGTAGAACGGTACCATGGTGACATTTACGTCGAAGACAACAACCCAGAAGGCGCAGTTTTCGTCGTCGAATTACCGAAATACACTCCTTCCTCAAGCTAATGCCCGAGGTTTTCGGACTGTCACCCAAATTCTAAAGTCAAAAATCCCAGTTAAGTGAACCGACGAAACGATTCTGACGTTAGTTCTTCTGGATGTAGTAGATGACTGCCACCAGTCCGACCGGAACTAGCAGCTGTAGGAAGGAGACTCACAGTGGACCCCGGTCCGCGGTCGACGGGTCTTCCAGTGTGATAGTAGTGGTTGTCGAGGACCCGGTCGTTCCATCCGTTTGTGCCACCGTGACATCCCTGCTCGCGCCATCCGTCCGTCCAGCGTCGTTCGCGACGGCTACTTGAACAGTGTGCTCACCCATTCCAACAGATTCTCGTCACAGTTTCGCTCGTTTTTGCCAAGTTCGGCGTATTTCCGCCGACGATTTGGCCTTTCCTCTTGGTGAAACGTCCAACCTGGCGAGTAAGTGTAGTGCGGTGGATTTGCCACTATCACTTGTCCCTTCAAGGCCGACGATCTCCTCCGGAGCGACCGACAGCGAAACTGAATCTATGGCAACAACTGTCTGTCCGATTCGGCTCCGACTGAATAACCCGCAAGTAGATCCACCGCGGGTATACTCTTTAGTGACGTTTTGCCAGGCGACAAGTAACGACGATGGCGATTCGCCATTTAACTCTTACAGGCTAAGTCCCCGTCCTCAAGGAGCGAACCGCGCAAGCGGTGAGCGAGTAGGGTGGGGTATTTCACTGTATTGCGTGAGCCCTGGCCGAATTCTATTATCAATTGTCTACCCTGGAGTAATCAAAGTGATGCGCTGGCCGCTGAAAGACCCAACTCCGAAACCGGTTGGCGCAATTATTATAAATTTCAATCCTGGGCAAACATTTATGCTGGATACCGATAGTAGATACAATATGGTCTCGGTCGGCGACATGCAGATGGTCGATCCGGATGGCCCATACGCGGAGTTGATGCAGCGACTGCTGGAGGCCACCGAAGACGAGTTGCGGCTCGTCTTTCAGTACGACTCCGAATCGGTCGATATCGCCTTTCTTCGGGAGGACTTTTTGAGCGAGGACATGGTCCCGCGGGTCGACGAGCTACACAGCCGAGCCAAGATCATCGAGACAATGCCGACCGAGGATACACAGGCAGCCTACGGTGACCTGGAAGCCAACGTCACCGTCCACGAGGACGTTTTCGTGCTGCACTTCTTTGGGACGGAGGGGGACGGGCTCGTCGCCGTCGTCGACAGGGGAAATGGCTCGGTTATTCGATCTATCTTCTAGAACTGATTTTGGATTTGTTGGGAGGGGATCCTTCTAGTGGCCTGGTGTCGTAGGGGTCCCTATGAGCGCCAACGGCTGGACTGACGCCGACCTCCCGGACCTCTCAGGTCGAACGGCGATCGTGACGGGGGCCAACAGCGGAATCGGCTACGAGTTGACCCGGATGCTTGCCGAGGCGGGCGCACACGTTGTCATGGCCACGAGGAGTGTCAAACGCGGCCAGGCGGCCGCAAGGGACCTTCGGGGTGAGCTGGACGGTGAACTTTCCGTTCGGCGGTGTGACCTGGCGGACCTCGATTCGGTTCGTGCGTTCACGTCCGATTTCATCCGGGACTTCGAGCGCCTCGACTTGTTGTTCAACAACGCCGGCGTGATGGCGATCCCCCGCAGCGAGACCGCAGACGGCTTCGAGACACAGTTCGGCGTCAATCACCTGGGGCACTTCGCGCTGACTGGCCTGCTCTTCGAGATGCTACGTGAGACCCCCGGTGAGAGTCGCGTGCTGACCCAGTCGAGTGGGTTCCACCAGCGCGGGCAAATTGACTTCGAGGATCTCCAGAGCGAAGCGTCCTACGACAAGTGGGACGCCTACGCCCAGAGCAAGCTGGCGAACGTGCTCTTTGCCTACGAACTCGACCGACGGATCGACCGAGCCGGAATCGAGGGGATCACGAGTGTCGCCACCCACCCCGGCTACGCGGACACGAACCTCCAGCGCCGCGGCCCCGAGCAGGCCGGTTCGCAATTCCGGCTCTGGCTTATGAAAGCCGCCAACGCCCTCTTCGCCCAGTCACCTCGAAAGGGTGCCTGGCCGATGCTGTACGCCGCAACGGCCGAGGAACTCACTGGTGGGGAGTACGTGGGACCGACCGGACTGTTCAACATGCGTGGCCCACCGGGGACCCAGTCCTCCAGTGACCGCTCCTACGAACCCGAGACCGCAGAACGGCTCTGGGACGTTTCGAAGGGACTGACGGGGATCGACTTCGAAATCGAGTGACTACGCCTCCGGCGGTTCGACTTCGATGCCGACCTCGTTCCGACGCATGAAGGGCGGCGTCCCGGGGTCGTCGTATCGCAGCAGGAACGGCTCCCCGACCATTTCGATCCCGGCGGATTTGAGCACGGATCGCAGGCGATCGCGATAGGCCCGTACCCGCCAGTCCGGCGCGTACCACGAGAACTCGATGACGGCCAGCGTCCGGGCTGGCTCCTCGCGGAGCTCTACATCCGCGTCAGTTGGCTCGGGAGCGGACTCGAGGTCGTACTCCGCCGGGAGGTAGAAGGCCATCCGGGTCAGTTCGCCCTCGCCAGCCGATTCGGAGCGAACGGGGGCGGTCATCGAGATGGACTGCCCGGCTGCGGTCTTGACTGGCGCGGTCATCGAGACCGATTCGCGGGCCTCGTTCGAGCCCGTGATGTAATCGAAGAGTCGCCGGAAGGCGGTCATCTCGTTTCGAGCGGTCGTTTCGGCGACGACGGTTGGGGGATACTGGCGAATCTCAACGTCCTCGTAGGTGTCCCGTACTTCGTAGGGAACGGTCTCGGCCGACCGGCCGGCGTACAGGCCCCACGCGACCCAGCCTGCGAGGAGCCCGCCACCGATTGCAACGGCTTTCGTAAGTGTTCGCATACGTAGACCTTCGAATCCCCAACACATTAAGCTCCCGTCAATTTCCAGCACTGCCAGCCGTCGGCGCCAGGGACGGTTGCACGCAGGCTTTGGCAAGCCCTAAGAGACTGCACAAATTCATCGGGGATATGCGACGAACAGATCTCTTCGTTCCAACCTCGAAGGAGGCCGAATCGAGCGCCCAGGTCCGGAGCGCCGAACTCGCGCTCCGGAGTGGCCTCGTCGATCACCCCGGTGCGGGCATCTTCAGTTACTCCCCGACCGGCGAGCGTGTGCGCAAGAACATCTCCGATATCATCCGGGAGAAAATGAACGAGATCGGGGCTCAGGAGGTCTCCCTCCCCGGGCTCCAGTACGCCGATATCTGGCGGAAGAGCGGCCGGTGGGAGGAATTCGAGGGCGAGATGTTCACCTTCCAGAATCGGGAGGGCAAGGACATGTGCCTGGCGACCACCCACGAGGAACCCATGGCCGGTCTCGTCCGCGAACGGGTCCGATCCCCGAAGAACATGCCGCTGGTCCTCTACCAGATCGGCGAGAAGTACCGGGACGACCACCCGCGAAACGGGCTGCTTCGGGCCAAGCAGTTCACTATGAAAGACGCCTACTCCTTCACCACGGACGAGGCGGCCCTGGACGAGATCTATCAGGAGATGCGGGCGGCCTACATCGAGATCTTCGACGAACTGGGTGTGGAGTACGCCATCGTGGACGCCGACCCGAGTTCGATGGGCGGCACCGCCTCCGAGGAGTTCCAGGCCCCCGCCGAAGTCGGCTCCGACGAGATGGCCTACTGCCCGGCCCCGGACTGTCACTTCGGGACGCTGGATTTCGATGTCGATGCGTGCCCCGAGTGTGGAACCGACCTCGTCGAGACCAACTCGATCGAACTGGGCCACATCTTCAAGCTCGGGACCCGGTACAGCGACCCGATGGACCTGACCTACGACACCGAGTCCGGCCAGGAAGAGGTCATCATGGGCTCCTACGGGATCGGGGTCAGCCGGCTGATTCCCGCCCTCATCGAACAGCGAAACGACGAGAACGGCATCATCTGGCCTGAATCGGTCGCGCCGTTCTCCCTGAGTGTGGTTCCGCTCAACGAGGATCCCGAAATCATCGAGATGGCCGAGGAGATCCACGACCGTGTGGGCTCCGAGGAGGTCCTGCTCTTCGATGGCGACACCGCGATCGGCGAGAAGTTCGCCGAATCAGATTTGATCGGGGTCCCCGCGAAGGTGATCCTGGGGAACACCTTCCTCGAAGACGGCGAACTCGAAGTCGAGTTCCGTGACGGCGGCCGCGAGTACTACGAACCGGCGGACTTCTTCGAAACCTACGCTTGACATCCTGCCCGCCCTGAAGGGCGAGGATTCCTCGCGTTGGAGTCTCAGTCGTCCTGAGTCTCCACGGAGGCAACTTTCCCACTCGGCGTGGTACTCCGGTCTGTGTAGTCCTCGTTGGCCGTTGTCTCCACCGCGATGGAGGGCGGGCCATGATGTTCCCGCCATTCGTGATTGTTCCACTTGAGGTACACGGGCCGTGCCATCGGCCCAACCGCATTCGTCTGCCGTCTCAGGAACGATTCCGATGCCACGAGGTCAGCGTGCCCCTCGAATCCACACGGGCACGTCAACGAATCCTCGTGGCGAATCGTCTCTTCGCGTTCTCCACATTCGGGGCACTCCTGACTTGTCCACGCCTCGGACTCCTCCTCGACCACAATACCGTACTCCTCACACACGCTTTCGAGGCGGTTGATGAATCGGCGGTACGCCCAGAAGTTGTGCGTCTTCTCGTTCACAACTGGAGACCAGTGCGTCGAGAGAACGCCCTTGATGTCGCCAACGTACAGCGTCGAAACGCCCTCGTCATACAGGCGTTCCACGAGGTCTCGAACGAGGGCGTCTTGGGCATGGTCGCGTCGGTTCGTGCGTTTCTGGTACAAGCGGTCGATGCGCTTGCTAGTCTTCTTCTGGTCTTCGAGTCGCGACTGGAAGTACGCAATTCGCTCCGTGATGTTACGGAACTCCCCGAACAGGTCGCGCCCCTCGTACAGGAGTTGTTTGCCGGTCGATACCGTGCAGGCGACGAGGTTGTTCGCGCCCACATCCAGAGCGGCTGAATGGTCAGCCAGTGGTGAATCCAGTCGAGACTCGTTTATGGTGACTGGTTGGAAAGCCCTGAACGTGTCTGCGAGTTCGTCGTACACGAGTTCGAGTCGGCCTTGCTCGCCGCTCCACTTCGGGTCGCCAGCAATTTCAACGCGAAGGCGTTGATTCCGATTCAACCCGAGTTCGTCTTTGAGTTCGGAACCAATCGGTACTTCGAGGCGAGAGCGTTCTCCGTACTCGATGGTGTACTGGTCGTTGCGGACGTAGGTGCGGAGTATGCGCCCGTCTTCTTCGTTGCCCCAGTATCCCGGCGGCGATGGTTTCTCATCGAGTTTGCCGGCGTGGTACTTCTCGTTACTACTGAAAAACGAACGCCACGCTTCCGAGTTTTTGCGGATGATTTGCTGGGCGACACTACTGCTGAGAACGCCTTTGTATTTGCCTTCGAGTTTGCCGGTGTCGGCATCCCAGACGCTTTCGTCGTTTTCGAGGAATGCTTGGCGACGAGCGTAGTTTGTCTCGTTCCAGAGACTCGCAGAAGCGTCCAACCAGCGTTTGAACCCCTCACGCTCTTTAGCAGAGCGAGGGCGAACGTCGAACTGGTTGGCTCGCTTCATCACCACATTCTACGAAATGTTTGTTTGTAAAGGTATGGATTGGCTTGGAAGACTCGGCCCTGCCATCATCGATTGATTGTGGAGTGCTTCGTCGGATTCATCCCCGCCCTAAAGGGCGGGGCTTTCTCCTTGATTCTCCGTAATCCGAGGACTCGCTTTCTTCGAAAGGACCCGACTCAGTCACTCGCGCTCTGTCCCGCTTGCAGGTAGGCCGTTCCCTGTTCGGTGACCATGTAACTGGTCGGTCCCTGGATATCGCCCATCGGGCAGGAAGCGGACATCGGACACACGTCACAGGAGTCATCGACACAGCCGAGTTCCCGGAGATGCCCCTCTCGAAGCATCGACTCGACCATTCCACGGAGCGCGTCGGGACGAACGTCGAGGTCGGAACTCACTGTTTCCAGTGAGTGGCCACGGTGTATCCGTTCGAGGACGGTGCGATACGTGTTCATGTCAAAAACCGGGCGCTACTCGAGCGAAACGATAATCTGGCGGGCGTATTCGCGACTGAGAGAGGTCATGGAGTGACCGACCGAGACGACGACAGGTCCGTTGAAGGGCTGTTTCGTGTGAAATTCGAGTTCCTGTCCCGGGCGGACGCCCATGGAGGTTACCTGCTTTCGGATCTCGGCACCGACCCGTTCGATCCGGCCGGTCTGACCGGCCTCCATCTCCGCGACGACCGTCCCAGATTCCTCGGAACTGTTCATATCGGAACCCTGCGACCCTGTCAGACTTGGTTTAGAGGTGACACCCATGATTTGGCCCGCCTAATTTAGGCATTACTAACTGAGAACTCGGGGGCCATAAACCTAGCGAAGGTTCGCCGAACGCTGGAACGGGTCCCTGGTCGATTGACCGTTCGTTCAAAAGGTACTTGCCCCTGCTCCTGTTGGGGCCAGTGAAGTACCCCGCGCACGGTGGCGCGGGGCGTCCGTGTTTACGGAAAATCTAGGAGAAAGCCCCGTGCTTTAGCACGGGGATGAATCCGACGAGACATTTAACAAACCACCGGACGTAGCTCACTTGTAATCCATACGTTTATATTAATAGACATATTATCTTGACGTGTGAGCAACCGGCCACAACGAACGAACACGTACACTGCCGAGCCGGTAAGTGACCGGTATCGGGAGTGCCTGTTCGACTGGCTGGCCGCACACGCTCCGCTCTGGAACCAGATCAACTACCGCCGCCGTCAACAGTACTTCGACGAAGATGGCGACGTATGGGACGCCGAATACACTGATCTCTACGACGACTACGCACCCATCCTCGGCAAAGCAACGTGCCAGCAACTCGCCCGGAAAAACAGTGAGGCCTGGCGCAGCCACTTCAAATTGCTCTCACTATATCGTGATGAATCTGAGCAGACGGTGACGGAGAAACCGTCACCGCCCGGCTATTGGGGGAACCGTGATGAGGGCTACGAGTTGCACGGCGTCGTTCGAAATGACTTGTACGACTTCGACTGGAACGAACAACGCAGTACACTCGAATTCGGCGTCGGTGACGTGCTTGAAGACCGCTACGACTTCGATCATAATGAGCGCGTGACACTCAAAGTGCGTGGTAATCCGCACTGGCGTGGCGATGACAGTCGATTGGAACTCATCTACGAGGAACACGCTGACCAGCTTCGTGTCCAGCACCCTGTCCGCATTCAGTCAGATAAACTACAATCACAGCGGCAGGCTGCCTTCACTCACACACTCGAAACCGAGAACACGACCCACTCAGCAGCGATCGACGTCGGGGCAAACAACACACTCGCGATCGTCACCGAAGGCGGGGACACCGCCGTCTACCACGCTCGCCCAGAATTTGAACGGTTCCAGCAGCAGTCGGAACGAATCGCAACACTTCAATCGGAACTCCCGGACGGCCAGTACACTAGCACACAGATCCAACGCCTGTACGACGAGCGGACACGGCAGCGTGATCATGGCCGTGATGCCGCGGTGAAACACGCCGCCGAGTGGCTCCTCGAACGCAATGTCGAGACGGTGTACGTCGGTGACTTAACGGATGTACTGGAGACACACTGGTCGGCTGACGTGAACGAGAAGACACACGAGTTCTGGTCACATCGCCAACTCGTTGACCGAATCACACTCACGCTTGGCGATGTTGGGATCAGTGTACGGGAGACTGGTGAGTATAATTCGAGTAGTGAGTGCCCGAAGTGTGGGAGTACTTCTGTCATTCGGAGTGGTGATTCGTTCCGGTGTGACGCGTGCGAACTAGAGGCGCACGCGGATGTCGCTGGGGCGTGGAATATCTTGCAATCGGAAGTTGGGCCGATGGCTCGGCCTGCTGCCCTGTCTGCTGAACGCGGCAGGGACGCACCCTATGAGGGGGCGTACTGGCAGTGGAACGACCACGACTGGACACCCGCCAGTTTTGGGGAACAGTTATGGTCGCCTGACCAACCCAGCCTCAGCGAACCCGCAAGTTCACAGCCGGGGTAATCGACTGACTGGATTACCCACGGAGGAATCCCCGCCGTTCACGGCGGGGAGGAAGTCAATTGCGCGTGGTATCAGCGGGGGACCTGGCGGGAGAAGCGACTGGCCTGATCACTCGACGGTGACGTTGATGGGGTTCTCGGTGACGTGCATGTAGGTCAGGTAGTACCCCTCCGTCGTATTGAGTGAGACATAGCCCGTCGAGATCTCCTCTTCGACGGTATCCTGTGAGGAGTCGGCCACCGTGAGTTCAGCACTCGGCCCCATGAGCGCCAGATAGTGATTGGTAACGTGTGAAACGTTCGCCGTACTCCCCGTCGTGTAGGTCGTATTCTCGTCCGCCGGATGCTCGTCGAAGGTCACGCTGTCGTCGAAGGTTGACGCATCGAAATCGCAGTTCGACATCGAGTTCACGTTGTTTTCCTCGAAGTACTCCGCCGTTGCTGATCCCGTGAAATCCAGAACCAGCCGTTTGTCCTGCTGGTCGCCGTCTCCGTTCCAGTCAGCGTCCGCGGCAGCTTCCGTTTCAAACGTGAAGTCCTCTGTTTTCCAGGTCTGATAGCGCGAACCGTCAGGGGAGTAGTAGATGATCGTTTCCGCCGGGTCGCCGTCCCCGGTTCCCGTGTCTTTGCTGACTCGAATCTCGAACTCCTGACTGCCGGACTGGCTACACATCGACCAGTCGAGATTGTTGAATTTGGCGCTGTCATCCTGATCGTGAAACAGCGTTAGCGTGAAGTTCTCCACCTGGTGACCCCTGACTCCCTGGAGCGTGAGGCTGTTCCCATCCAGTGGCATATCAAAGCCCCCCATCGTCCCGGGGGCGACCAACTCTACGGCGGCCGTTTCGTTTTCGTTGTCGATGCTCACCTCCCCCGAAGTTCGAGTCCGGAAGTACTCGCCCCAGGCCCGGTAGTACGTGCTCTCGACGGTCACCGTTACGATGCCGCCGCCGACCGGATTGACCCACTCCTCGCTGCTGTTTTTCAGCGTCGCCGACTCGTTGGGGAAGACCACCGTGCTCGGGACCGGCTGTCGAACCACTCCCCGTGGATTCCCAGCGACGCTGCCCTGACCACCGATCCGGATGACTGGTAACGTCAGTGTCGACTTGCGATAGTGAAATTCCGGTGGCGAGAGCATGACACTGCCCTCGTCCATGCGCCACACGCCCCCGCCCTGATAGCCGATTTCGGTGTCGCCGTCGCTGTACCGGACGGCGCCGAACGGTTCGTCGTAGAATACCGTCGTGTCGTTGGTCTCCTGGTCCTCGTGTGTCACCCGGATCGAGCCGGCATCCGGATCGACGGTGTAGGTTCCCTGTTGGCCGGCCCCGAAATTGACCGTCTGGATATCGCTTCGGCCCAGGGCGACCATCGAGGCTCGCGAGTCGAACTGACTCATCGCGTGTTCGGCGTTTTGGGCCCCGATTTGGGCCTGTGTCGTGTCCAGGGTCGCCCCGCCGAAGGCCGCTATCGCGCCGACGCTGATCAGCGTGAACCCGAGGATCAGGGCGAACCCGATCGTCTCGCTTTGTCCCCGGGTCCGGTCCATAGTCTCACTCACTCCGCCCGAGGGAATGAAAGTGCCGGCCTGGATCGATTCTCCGAATTAGAGCACAGAGAGGACGACCTGTGCTATCGCGTCGGTGACCGTCTCCCAGACCGAGACGTCATAGAACACCGCAAGCAGGGTGTCGACGCCGAAGAAGGCAAAGAGCGTGGCGCCCACGTAGTGAGCCACGTGCAGATCGAAGTACTGGGAGAACCGATGGAAGAAAAAGGCGTTAACCATGCTCACTGGGATGATTGCGGCCATCTCCCCGAACCAGATCGCCGGATGAGCCCCGTACTGGGCAGCAAGCCCGATCGTCACGAGCTGGGTCTTGTCGCCGAACTCGCCGGCGGCCATCATCGCGAAAATCGGGAGGTACCCGCCGAGATACGGGGGGATATCGTACCCGAGGATCGTCACGTCGAGTTCGACGGCGTCAAGTTCCGCTTCCGAGGGCGTCCTATCCGCCGGGCGTGACCGCCAGAGCAGGACCGCAAACAGCAGGAACAGACCCGCCGTGAACAACTCCAGGTAAATACCCGGCAACATGTTCATCAACGCGTTCCCGACGACGAGTTCGATGGCGGTCCAGCCCGCAAAGGCACTCCCCGCGGCGGCCACGACGATCCAGGGGTTGAAGCGAGTCGAGAGGCCAGCGATGATGAACTGTACCTTTTCCCCGGGGAGCACCGCGAGCTGGGCCGTCATCGCGATCACGAAAATCTCGACCCAGCTCATGCCTCCTGCTCCGCCCGCGGGTCCTCGTGCCCGTCACGATCGGCCGGCCGAACCCACAGCACGTTTGCGGTCGATTCGGGGAGATGTCGGGTTGTTCCCTCGACTGTGACCTGATAGACCCCGAGTGGTGTCCGGTCCCGAATCACGAGTTCCGTTCCCGGTTCGATTCCGATCTCGCCGAGGTGGGTGAGAATCGCCGGGTCTTCGTCCCGGACTCGACAGACCAGCACTCGATCACCAGGTTCGAACGTCGTGAGGGGACTGGTGTCGTCCTCGGTCACGGTCAGATCCGTCCCTGGAATCGGGTCCCCGTGTGGGTCGGTTCGTGGGTGGCCAAGTGCCTCGGCGACTCGTTGCTCGAACTCCTCGCTGATGTGGTGTTCGAGCACCTCGGCCTCGTCGTGGACCTCCGACCACTCGTAATCGAGGTGTTCGGCCAGGTAGGCTTCGAGCAACCGGTGATGGCGCAGTATTTCGAGGGCAACTGTCTCGCCCTCCGGTGTGAGCCTGACGCCGGTGTACTTCTCCCGCTCGACGAGTCCTCGCTCTTCGAGGGACTCCATCATACTCGTCACCGTCGGAGCCGTCACGTCGAGTCGCGCTGCAATCTGGGAGGGTGGAATCGGCGGCTCCTCGCTCTCCTGGAGGGTAAAGATCGCCTTGAGATAGTCCTCCATGACGTCGCTCAGCATTCGATAGCTGGATTAGACGCATCTAACCAATAAATACGTCGATTCAAACAACTTCAGACGCGAGTCAGCAACGTTCAAATCGCTGGCGGATGACCCCGTTCACATGGAGTTCACATCTACCGAGCAGGGTATCGTCGTCCTGCTGGAACCGGGAGACGAGGTCCTCGAATCCCTGGCCACCGTTCGGGAAGCGGCCGACGTGACCGGCGGCTTTTTCACCGGCATCGGGGCGGTCGACCGAGCGACGCTCGGTCACTACGACACGGACACCCAGGAGTACACCGAGGAGACCTTCGAGGGGCAGTTCGAGGTGACGGCCTTCAGCGGGAACGTCGGGCCGGACAAGATCCACGCACACATCCAGCTCGCAAAACGGGACTTCTCGACCATCGGGGGGCACTGTTCCGGGGCGCGTGTCTCCGGGACGTTCGAAATTCTGCTTGTCCCGAGTGGGACGACACTCGAACACGAACTCGACGAGCGAACCGGCCTCGACGTGTTCGACCTGCCCGAGTAGTTACCCGGTGTTTTTCATCCCCGCTGCGATCCCTTTCACCGTCAGCCGCAGGGTTCGCTCCTCCTGGGGCGTGCGATGTGACCGGGAGAGCAACTGGATCTGGAGGAAGTTCAGCGGATCCACGTAGGGATTCCGTCGGTCCAGACTCTCGCGGAGCCAGCTTCGGTCGACCAAATCCTCGCGGGGGATGATGTCAAGCACTCGCTCTTTGGATCGCTCGTACTCGTTCTCGATGGCCGGGAAGATACGGGCCTGGAGATCGTCGTCCGCGAGGGTGGCGTACTCGCTGGCGATTTCCATCTCCGTGCGGGCCAACGAGAGGGCCGCGTTGTCGAGCATCGTCTGGAAGAACGGCCAGGACTCGTACATCGCCTTGAGCCGTTCGAGGCCGTCGTCGGTCTCTGCGAGGTAGGCGTCGATCCCCGAACCGATTCCAAACCAGCCCGGGATGATGGCCCGGGACTGCGTCCAGGCAAACACCCACGGGATGGCCCGGAGGTCCTCGACGTTCCGCTCGTCGCTGCGTGAGGCGGGCCGGGAACCCAGGTTGAGCCCCT
This region of Halodesulfurarchaeum sp. HSR-GB genomic DNA includes:
- a CDS encoding PAS domain-containing sensor histidine kinase, translating into MKEGSELGKNSRIQRLRTAMRAANIAWWEMEMPEGTTNFHDRKAEVLGYDPSNFNNYEDFTSLLHPDDYDRAMTAMKRHLNGEAERYEVEYRIEANDGSYHWFHDIGSITDRYDDGAPKLVSGLVIDISARKEYKEQIAEQRDNLEVLNQVLRHDIRNDLQLISAYTDLLAENPEESQEYIDKIQKNARHAIDLTTTARDMAEVWVSETENLVEVPIKPVLESGIQNVQSTARDPGVSTNGSIPDRSVRADNMLNSVFNNILMNAVQHNDKSRPKIEVEVEESNEFLQVRIADNGPGISDDQKEAIFGKGEKGLDSTGSGLGLHLVKSLVERYHGDIYVEDNNPEGAVFVVELPKYTPSSS
- a CDS encoding oxidoreductase, whose translation is MSANGWTDADLPDLSGRTAIVTGANSGIGYELTRMLAEAGAHVVMATRSVKRGQAAARDLRGELDGELSVRRCDLADLDSVRAFTSDFIRDFERLDLLFNNAGVMAIPRSETADGFETQFGVNHLGHFALTGLLFEMLRETPGESRVLTQSSGFHQRGQIDFEDLQSEASYDKWDAYAQSKLANVLFAYELDRRIDRAGIEGITSVATHPGYADTNLQRRGPEQAGSQFRLWLMKAANALFAQSPRKGAWPMLYAATAEELTGGEYVGPTGLFNMRGPPGTQSSSDRSYEPETAERLWDVSKGLTGIDFEIE
- a CDS encoding heme-binding protein, which translates into the protein MRTLTKAVAIGGGLLAGWVAWGLYAGRSAETVPYEVRDTYEDVEIRQYPPTVVAETTARNEMTAFRRLFDYITGSNEARESVSMTAPVKTAAGQSISMTAPVRSESAGEGELTRMAFYLPAEYDLESAPEPTDADVELREEPARTLAVIEFSWYAPDWRVRAYRDRLRSVLKSAGIEMVGEPFLLRYDDPGTPPFMRRNEVGIEVEPPEA
- a CDS encoding aminoacyl--tRNA ligase-related protein yields the protein MRRTDLFVPTSKEAESSAQVRSAELALRSGLVDHPGAGIFSYSPTGERVRKNISDIIREKMNEIGAQEVSLPGLQYADIWRKSGRWEEFEGEMFTFQNREGKDMCLATTHEEPMAGLVRERVRSPKNMPLVLYQIGEKYRDDHPRNGLLRAKQFTMKDAYSFTTDEAALDEIYQEMRAAYIEIFDELGVEYAIVDADPSSMGGTASEEFQAPAEVGSDEMAYCPAPDCHFGTLDFDVDACPECGTDLVETNSIELGHIFKLGTRYSDPMDLTYDTESGQEEVIMGSYGIGVSRLIPALIEQRNDENGIIWPESVAPFSLSVVPLNEDPEIIEMAEEIHDRVGSEEVLLFDGDTAIGEKFAESDLIGVPAKVILGNTFLEDGELEVEFRDGGREYYEPADFFETYA
- a CDS encoding transposase, with product MKRANQFDVRPRSAKEREGFKRWLDASASLWNETNYARRQAFLENDESVWDADTGKLEGKYKGVLSSSVAQQIIRKNSEAWRSFFSSNEKYHAGKLDEKPSPPGYWGNEEDGRILRTYVRNDQYTIEYGERSRLEVPIGSELKDELGLNRNQRLRVEIAGDPKWSGEQGRLELVYDELADTFRAFQPVTINESRLDSPLADHSAALDVGANNLVACTVSTGKQLLYEGRDLFGEFRNITERIAYFQSRLEDQKKTSKRIDRLYQKRTNRRDHAQDALVRDLVERLYDEGVSTLYVGDIKGVLSTHWSPVVNEKTHNFWAYRRFINRLESVCEEYGIVVEEESEAWTSQECPECGEREETIRHEDSLTCPCGFEGHADLVASESFLRRQTNAVGPMARPVYLKWNNHEWREHHGPPSIAVETTANEDYTDRSTTPSGKVASVETQDD
- a CDS encoding FeoC-like transcriptional regulator is translated as MNTYRTVLERIHRGHSLETVSSDLDVRPDALRGMVESMLREGHLRELGCVDDSCDVCPMSASCPMGDIQGPTSYMVTEQGTAYLQAGQSASD
- a CDS encoding FeoA family protein; protein product: MNSSEESGTVVAEMEAGQTGRIERVGAEIRKQVTSMGVRPGQELEFHTKQPFNGPVVVSVGHSMTSLSREYARQIIVSLE
- a CDS encoding transposase gives rise to the protein MSNRPQRTNTYTAEPVSDRYRECLFDWLAAHAPLWNQINYRRRQQYFDEDGDVWDAEYTDLYDDYAPILGKATCQQLARKNSEAWRSHFKLLSLYRDESEQTVTEKPSPPGYWGNRDEGYELHGVVRNDLYDFDWNEQRSTLEFGVGDVLEDRYDFDHNERVTLKVRGNPHWRGDDSRLELIYEEHADQLRVQHPVRIQSDKLQSQRQAAFTHTLETENTTHSAAIDVGANNTLAIVTEGGDTAVYHARPEFERFQQQSERIATLQSELPDGQYTSTQIQRLYDERTRQRDHGRDAAVKHAAEWLLERNVETVYVGDLTDVLETHWSADVNEKTHEFWSHRQLVDRITLTLGDVGISVRETGEYNSSSECPKCGSTSVIRSGDSFRCDACELEAHADVAGAWNILQSEVGPMARPAALSAERGRDAPYEGAYWQWNDHDWTPASFGEQLWSPDQPSLSEPASSQPG